The nucleotide window TAACACAGAGGATTCCTGTCCTGTGATTCTTTTAGCATCACTTGCTACAGGACTGAGAGAGAACTCCAGCTCTATGCAAAGACCAAGCACAACAATCCAGTCATATACATCACTGAGAATGCTAAGCTGGATGGACTCTTCAAGCTTCGTCTTCCATTGGTGTCACGTAACGAGTGCTTGCCCTTCCAGCGGTTATGTAGGGGTCGATGAGTTCGACGACGAGAGGGTGTCACTTGAGGATGCACTGAAGGATAGAATGCTTCCCAAAGATGGACTACAGAGATGGATTGAGGAGACACCCAAAGAGATCTGCCATTTGGTTTACCAAGTTCCTCAAAAGATAGAGAATTCTCAAGAACAACCCTTCATTTTCTCATTACATCAGAGTGAAGAAATTGCTCAAGAACAACTACTTGATCAACTTAAGTTGATTGTTGTGTGACAAATCTTCTTGGAAATCATACACTGCTTGAATTGAGGAAACTCTATACCCAATTGGAAGAATATATCTGAGAGTGAGGAAAAAAAATTGAACTACATTTTGCTTGCTCAACCGAAACAAAATGCGACTCCGACGAATGGATTGGATTATATACAGAAGATGAATTACTAGGAACGAGTGAAAAGGAATGAGGAAAGCCTGGGGATGCATGAAAAGGTTCTCAACTGTTTGACATTGACAACAAGTGAAACAAGAAGAGAAAAATTTAGATGGCAAAATGAATCAGGATAGATAAATTGGATGAGTTTGCGATCACACAGCAAGTTATCTAACCAGAGATGATATAGCAACTATATTTCATAGGCATCAAAATAACCAAATGAATTTCtttgaaatcataaaaaaaattcaggTTAGTATTAAGAATAAAATGCATTCATAGCTGGTAAAGCAGGCATTTATATCTTTGTAACGTGAATTAATACGAGCTGTGATAACTTGATTCAAGTAAGTGATATCTAGAGTGGGCACCATTATTAGTGCATGCACTAGAGAGTGTAAGATTACTTAGAAAACGAAAAGAAAAGACGAACACGTAATTTGACAATCTCACAGTTCCCATTGAATGAAAATTTGAAGAGCAAATCCTGGGTTTCATATCTGTAAACAGCATATCACAAATGTAGATCATCAGTTAGGCAAGTTCTTCCTCGTGCGTTGATCTACCTTTCAGCATGAAGTGTTGAGCTGGTGTCCCAACATAATGCTGGAACATTTGGGCTCAAATTTCCCCAGGCAGCAAGTCCATCTGCCCATTGAACGGGTGCCACAATCTGTAAAATAGAACAATAACTTCTTCAGATTTTTATCGCTaaatagagaaagaaaaagaagcctatttttatcAATCCAGTGGAAACAGCTTTAAAAGGTTTTTGCATGTCATTCGTCTTGCTACCATGAATGCTGACAAGTGAGGCATAAGTAACGTTTTCCAGCTAAGGCGAACAATTTCAGGTGTTATCTAGGCAAAGGCAGTCAAGATATTTCATATAAAGTGGCTTAACTAATAAAAGAATGTACTTTGTATAAAGACACTCAGAAAGACTAGTTGAATGTTTAGTGATAAATATATCAATCATATCCATAATAGGTTAAAGTCAATGTTTCTGAACAGCTTTAACTATAACATAAACCAAGCACGCCTAGCAAGACATCATATTGCCTGGTCATTGTAAGAAGATTTATAAATGAAACTTAAAAAGCATATTACTTACCAACAACAGCATAAAAAGCACCATGTCCAAAAAGCTACAATCTAGATCTTGAACCTTTTCGTCCAGGAATTTGTAGGGCTTCGTAATGACCAAAGCCATGATAAAGAACACAAATTGGATCGTCCTTCCCATATTCTTGGCCATACTCTGCTATTGCTATTAAACCACCAGCATCCTCATCcagcatataaactgtgattggcATTCTACAAAATAAAGAGTGTCTTATAGAGAGTTGTAGATTGCTGAAATACATCTAAAATCTCCAGATTGATCAATAGCACATCCATCAATAAGACAAGACCAACACCACAATTTGTTGTTTTCAAGATGCCTCTGAGTCATGAAAGGAAATTATAATGATAACTTTGTGTAGAAGTTACCTGACAGCCAATCTAATTTCAGATCATGAATGCATGGAAGAAAAGGGTGTATGCCATTTGTAATCTTAGTTCAATCATATACACAAAGGAAGCAGAGCAAATagcataaaggaaaaaaaagagaaaaaaaaggaggatAGCAAAATTTTAATAAGAGAGGATAAGGCATATACAATATTGATATGGAAACTTTTTGGAAATTGTTATGTGAAATTCCATGGAATTCAGAGAGGTAGATAACACAAGTACTTACTCAAGAACATGTGACGCCATGAATAATTCAGGCTCACCTCCCCAGACATGTGGCTTCCTAATTGTAGATACATAAGTATCAAAGTCACCCTCAACAAACCTGCAACATGATTagcttaaaaataactcatgcttGACTGCCAAAATTTTTCTCTTACTAAATATCTTACTACCACTTATAATTGTGTCAATTCGCACTGAGATAGATACATTTGAGAGAATTTTTTGGAATTCCCAAAAGTCAAGATTGCTCTCCAAGTCAAATTATCAAGAGTGCAAGCTACCACCCAAACTGAATGATTTATGATTCTTATTTAGAAGCATCGGCTCACCATTCAGTCTCTGCTCGCCTCTTAACAAATTCATCAGCAACCTGGCCAGTTCATCGAATGAAACGAGAAGTTAAGAATATATTAGTTGGAACTGCTTGTGTGAGTAAGAAACAGCATCAACAAAAGTAGAATGTTAGCAATGTACTTCCAGAATAATGACAAATATACAACTGTAAGGTATACGCCCGGTGAACTTACCCTGGCCCTCAATTCATCTGCTAATTCTCTCTGAAGTTTCTCATCTGGCGGTAGCTTGCCAGACCTGAGACATGCCCCATGCATCACTGAACGGAATAAGCATCTTCCATCTCCTGGGATGCCTACAAGAATGACAAATTTGTTTAGGTAATTATCTGAGTGACCATGTCTGATATAATTATACTCAGGAACTTTACTAGTGCAGATATTTTATGAACTGccttaaaaaacaaaaaagtctTGTCTCACCAGTAATGGAATAATCAGTATAAATTTTTTTTCCATGAGAATATCCAGTGCTGTTTCCATCATTCTTGCTAGTTCTTCCCCTGGAAGCTTCAGCATATACTGGTCCTGAAGTCGTAAAGCACAAATAAAGCCCAAGCGAAGCGCCACCTGCTACCAATGGTAAGTTTCTAGTATTCCAAGAGACTCCCGAGAACTTCTCATGTGATGGCAAAGAAAGGCTCAAACTCATACTTCGACACCTTGTCGTTGATGCAAGATGAAATTTGCCCCCAGACAATCTCATTGAGGTGTCCATGTTTCGCTGAAGAATACTTCCTTTATGTTTGGAAAGAGTAAAAGAAGGAAATCTACATCTAGGTCTTCGAAGATTAGTAGAGGAAGAACGAAAAGACTTGGATAATGACACAACTGTATGTCTTTGTCGGAACAGGCTGGAACGAGAGCATAGACTGCTGGAATTGGATCGGGTCAACCACAGAGGAGACGTATAGCTAAACATCTATTTCCCAACACCTCCGTGCAAGATTGATGATTTCCAGAGTATATGAAATGTGAAACGCTAAAATTATAAAGCTgttgttttggtttgtgtgtgctaaTGAGAAACACACAAATGTCTCTACATATATATcatggttcaaaactgctttatcTGGACATAGGCGCCATTAAAATAATTCAATATTTGTGGCCTTGTCCATGCACAGCTGCATCTACCTAATCACATCAAACAAAAATTGTTACTTTCTCAAGCAAAGATTACAGCTGCCCCCTACTTCTACTCTACGTAGGATACAAAGCAGCACAAACATATGCCTAGATTTATCTGCAAGACATTGTAATAAAATGATCTTCTAGGTGTTTGCATATGAGAAATCAAGCACCATTCTCCAACGACTAGCAAATAATGGAACATATCCAGAGGGAAAGTGGAACATATCTCAAAGGATACAATATCTTCAGCTCTATTTGCAACCTTTGCAAAAAATGAGTAAAAGCAAATATGGTAATTACTGAGGGTCAGTAAAAAGTCACAGCCAAATCATATGTTGTTGGCAAAACCATATTAAGCTAAAGCTTCATAATTTTGTGaggcaaaatcatgattttggcaCTCTAAGAAGACTAACATCCTGCATACAAACTACTGGAAGTAGCAGCGATACTAGTATCCTAGCCAGCACAGGAAGGGCGACATATCTATGTGCAGAACAAGAAATTGATCATTTTCATGTAACCCCACCATAAAGAATCTTGTATCTGAATTATAGCATACAAATCTTTGGCATTAAGAACTGTAAAGGAAATGACAATCACCGACAGCCCTGAAATTGTCTTACTCAAAGACTTCCATTAATCAATCTGTGGGAACAGGAAAGCCCATTTGCAATCCCACTTGAaagttccttcttttttttttccaggtAATTTTCTGCTTTTGCCGACATTAATGCATGATAAAGAACTATATTTTATCCTTCGCTGAAATCAACCAACAAGAATTGTGACTAGgattttttctttttcccttctttttgaatcTAGTACTCAGAATCAATCAAAATCAACTTTTGTCCGAACAATCCATAAAGATGGACATGCCagaaatgtgatttttttttgtttttgtcatcATATTGATATCAAACAAAAAGGTGGGAATATCATGTCACGAACTAAAAAATCCAGCAAAGAAACAGAGAAGTT belongs to Musa acuminata AAA Group cultivar baxijiao chromosome BXJ3-5, Cavendish_Baxijiao_AAA, whole genome shotgun sequence and includes:
- the LOC135637607 gene encoding OVARIAN TUMOR DOMAIN-containing deubiquitinating enzyme 4-like isoform X1 is translated as MFSYTSPLWLTRSNSSSLCSRSSLFRQRHTVVSLSKSFRSSSTNLRRPRCRFPSFTLSKHKGSILQRNMDTSMRLSGGKFHLASTTRCRSMSLSLSLPSHEKFSGVSWNTRNLPLVAGGASLGLYLCFTTSGPVYAEASRGRTSKNDGNSTGYSHGKKIYTDYSITGIPGDGRCLFRSVMHGACLRSGKLPPDEKLQRELADELRARVADEFVKRRAETEWFVEGDFDTYVSTIRKPHVWGGEPELFMASHVLEMPITVYMLDEDAGGLIAIAEYGQEYGKDDPICVLYHGFGHYEALQIPGRKGSRSRL
- the LOC135637607 gene encoding OVARIAN TUMOR DOMAIN-containing deubiquitinating enzyme 4-like isoform X2 is translated as MFSYTSPLWLTRSNSSSLCSRSSLFRQRHTVVSLSKSFRSSSTNLRRPRCRFPSFTLSKHKGSILQRNMDTSMRLSGGKFHLASTTRCRSGASLGLYLCFTTSGPVYAEASRGRTSKNDGNSTGYSHGKKIYTDYSITGIPGDGRCLFRSVMHGACLRSGKLPPDEKLQRELADELRARVADEFVKRRAETEWFVEGDFDTYVSTIRKPHVWGGEPELFMASHVLEMPITVYMLDEDAGGLIAIAEYGQEYGKDDPICVLYHGFGHYEALQIPGRKGSRSRL